A portion of the Musa acuminata AAA Group cultivar baxijiao chromosome BXJ1-1, Cavendish_Baxijiao_AAA, whole genome shotgun sequence genome contains these proteins:
- the LOC135678179 gene encoding uncharacterized protein LOC135678179, whose translation MAAALALGCSPSGLPSQLSGRRVAFTTPLTYAGRLARLLELRGATPLHLPTVVVDTTPRTLVALRPYLAAGALESFSALAFTSRNGITAFSLGLADADGPQHLSDSGELFTIAALGKDAELLHDEGFLSKICRNPSRIRVLVPEIASPAGLVESLGAGSGRRILCPVPSVVDLEEPPVVPDFLRDLWARGWAPERVPAYETRWTGPRCMEGLVALDTALDAMVFTSSAEVEGLIKGLQALGWDWGKVRRRWPKMLVCAHGPVTAKGVERFGVRVDVVNSKFSSFDGLIEALTSKLGGFGC comes from the coding sequence ATGGCGGCGGCATTGGCGCTAGGATGCTCGCCGTCGGGCCTCCCGAGCCAACTGTCCGGCCGACGCGTGGCCTTCACCACCCCGCTTACTTATGCCGGTCggctcgcccgcctcctcgagctaCGTGGCGCCACACCGCTCCACCTCCCCACCGTCGTCGTTGACACCACCCCTCGCACCCTCGTCGCCCTCCGCCCCTACCTCGCCGCCGGAGCTCTCGAGTCCTTTTCCGCTCTCGCCTTCACCTCCCGCAACGGAATCACAGCATTCTCCCTCGGCCTCGCCGATGCGGACGGACCCCAGCATCTCTCCGACTCGGGCGAGCTCTTCACCATCGCGGCCCTCGGCAAGGATGCCGAACTCCTCCACGATGAAGGATTTCTCTCGAAAATCTGCCGGAACCCTAGCCGAATCAGGGTCCTGGTGCCGGAGATCGCGTCCCCTGCCGGTCTGGTGGAGTCTCTAGGCGCTGGGTCCGGGAGGAGGATCCTGTGCCCAGTCCCCTCCGTTGTCGATCTGGAAGAGCCGCCGGTGGTCCCGGACTTCCTGAGAGATTTGTGGGCGCGGGGTTGGGCTCCCGAGAGAGTTCCTGCTTACGAGACCAGATGGACGGGACCGCGCTGCATGGAGGGGTTGGTGGCATTGGATACAGCACTGGACGCCATGGTTTTCACGAGCTCGGCAGAGGTGGAAGGGTTGATTAAGGGGTTGCAGGCATTGGGATGGGACTGGGGGAAGGTGAGGCGACGGTGGCCGAAGATGCTGGTCTGTGCGCATGGCCCGGTAACTGCCAAAGGGGTGGAGAGGTTTGGAGTTCGCGTCGACGTGGTGAACTCCAAGTTCAGTAGCTTCGATGGGCTCATCGAAGCTCTTACTTCAAAGTTGGGCGGCTTTGGATGTTGA